Proteins encoded within one genomic window of uncultured Desulfobacter sp.:
- the tnpB gene encoding IS66 family insertion sequence element accessory protein TnpB (TnpB, as the term is used for proteins encoded by IS66 family insertion elements, is considered an accessory protein, since TnpC, encoded by a neighboring gene, is a DDE family transposase.), producing the protein MFSPTQNLKIHIALGSTDMRKAIDGLSILVSEKLNLDPFSGHMFVFCNRKRNILKILYWDRNGFCLWHKRLEKDYFQWPKSKEEILTIGAKELSWLIDGLSIRQEKAHKSLKYSAVF; encoded by the coding sequence ATGTTTTCTCCCACCCAGAATTTAAAAATTCATATAGCACTTGGAAGCACTGATATGCGCAAGGCCATTGATGGACTATCCATACTTGTGAGCGAAAAGTTAAATTTGGATCCATTTTCAGGACACATGTTTGTATTCTGTAATCGGAAACGGAATATATTGAAAATCCTGTATTGGGATCGCAATGGATTCTGTCTTTGGCACAAGCGCTTGGAAAAGGATTATTTTCAATGGCCCAAGTCAAAAGAGGAGATTTTGACCATCGGAGCAAAAGAGCTTTCCTGGCTGATTGACGGACTTTCCATTCGTCAGGAAAAAGCGCATAAATCATTAAAATATTCGGCTGTTTTTTGA
- a CDS encoding IS66 family insertion sequence element accessory protein TnpB: protein MSETEKKNQKLTQFWKYHIKQWSESGMSQNAYCRQNDLRPNQFTYWKMKFKSQALVPEFVQVPSTQINQALSLSGQKGLTLNTDNGFQIEIPDGFSQTTLAQVLQVLRRC from the coding sequence ATGTCAGAAACAGAGAAGAAAAACCAAAAACTAACCCAGTTCTGGAAGTACCACATTAAACAATGGTCTGAATCGGGTATGTCCCAAAATGCATATTGCAGGCAAAATGATTTAAGACCCAATCAATTTACATACTGGAAAATGAAATTCAAAAGCCAGGCACTTGTCCCAGAATTCGTTCAGGTCCCTTCAACGCAGATTAACCAGGCGCTAAGTCTTTCTGGACAAAAAGGCTTAACGTTGAATACAGATAACGGATTCCAGATCGAAATACCGGATGGATTTTCCCAAACAACCCTGGCCCAGGTGCTTCAAGTATTAAGGCGGTGCTGA
- a CDS encoding IS1 family transposase — MENLKTPISKVASALLLRSEELGLRATGRVLESHKGTIARWEQLFCDQKETLMLYSFCHEFVSLTFEGDELYTMVGKRTEPSASKGWTAVIMERASRFIVDQRCGNKNTALFKSVMKTVCKYVDRTKDLTFLSDGERRYGNMLFDLCSEVLKTGKAGRPPKTLPKGVKVRVKNKGDQKRKKGRKRPKYQATQREHPDTDQSLAKNEIHANHLEAQNAASRRRNSTFRRKTNTYAKTKHGLQRTLDVHHIIHNYVRPHWTTGKVPAVALGIMSEALSLESILTMQRAA, encoded by the coding sequence ATGGAAAATTTGAAGACACCAATCAGTAAGGTTGCATCAGCACTGCTGCTTCGTAGCGAGGAGCTTGGCCTTCGGGCAACCGGTCGGGTATTGGAATCGCATAAAGGCACCATTGCCCGCTGGGAGCAACTGTTTTGCGACCAGAAAGAAACGCTGATGTTGTATTCCTTTTGTCATGAATTCGTTTCCCTCACATTTGAAGGGGATGAGCTATATACCATGGTGGGAAAGCGCACCGAGCCTTCGGCCTCCAAAGGGTGGACCGCAGTTATCATGGAGCGGGCCAGCCGTTTTATTGTAGATCAACGATGTGGTAATAAAAATACAGCATTATTTAAATCAGTTATGAAAACCGTGTGCAAATATGTTGATCGTACCAAAGACCTGACTTTTCTTTCAGATGGAGAAAGACGGTATGGCAACATGCTGTTTGACTTATGCTCGGAAGTCTTGAAAACAGGAAAAGCTGGACGCCCCCCAAAAACGCTGCCCAAAGGAGTCAAAGTGCGTGTGAAAAATAAGGGGGATCAAAAACGAAAGAAAGGCCGCAAACGTCCAAAATATCAAGCAACTCAGCGGGAACACCCTGACACGGATCAAAGCTTGGCAAAAAATGAAATCCACGCCAACCATCTTGAGGCTCAAAATGCTGCATCAAGAAGAAGAAACAGCACTTTTAGGAGAAAAACAAACACATACGCGAAAACAAAGCATGGCTTACAACGAACCCTGGATGTTCATCACATCATACACAATTATGTTCGACCTCATTGGACTACCGGAAAAGTTCCGGCAGTCGCTTTAGGAATCATGTCGGAGGCCTTGAGTCTCGAGAGCATCCTCACAATGCAAAGAGCCGCATAG
- a CDS encoding AraC family transcriptional regulator codes for MNKKALIKKHEPHPRFKHYIQCYWTLNCSDNNIDAIYRTNLDAGLLLIFNLFDPIECVVDEASRITIAGDFMVGALAKRIEIKPTGSISLFAVQFTPEGLYPFLSMPPVDLSNFCVELEEVWELNGLGVSKQIHSAGQTPETLIQTFEGFFARRMNAFRKHSLSVEKAVTIIRAHKGQIPIETLANQLQISSRHLERKFTERIGVPPKQLCRIFRLKNVLINLSPTESNWSALAVANGYFDQAHFIHEFQFFTGKSPIIYSTAASSQR; via the coding sequence GTGAATAAAAAAGCCTTGATAAAAAAACATGAGCCCCATCCAAGATTCAAACATTATATTCAATGCTATTGGACACTAAACTGTTCTGATAATAATATCGATGCAATCTATCGTACGAATTTGGATGCGGGTTTGCTGCTCATATTTAATTTATTTGATCCTATTGAATGTGTGGTTGATGAAGCCTCGCGAATTACCATTGCCGGGGATTTCATGGTGGGTGCCTTAGCCAAACGAATCGAAATAAAGCCAACAGGTTCTATATCATTGTTTGCAGTTCAATTTACCCCGGAAGGCCTTTATCCGTTCCTCTCAATGCCTCCCGTCGATCTATCGAATTTTTGCGTTGAACTTGAAGAAGTATGGGAACTCAACGGCCTTGGCGTCTCCAAACAAATTCACAGCGCGGGCCAAACACCGGAAACACTTATTCAAACCTTCGAAGGGTTCTTTGCAAGACGGATGAATGCTTTCAGAAAACATAGCTTAAGCGTTGAAAAAGCGGTCACCATTATTCGCGCACATAAAGGCCAAATTCCAATAGAAACCCTGGCAAATCAATTGCAGATCAGCAGCCGCCATCTGGAACGAAAATTCACTGAGCGCATTGGTGTCCCGCCCAAGCAGCTTTGTCGAATCTTTCGGCTCAAGAATGTATTGATCAACTTGAGTCCGACTGAAAGTAATTGGTCAGCCCTCGCGGTAGCGAACGGATATTTTGACCAGGCGCATTTTATTCATGAATTCCAATTTTTCACAGGAAAAAGCCCTATAATCTATTCAACGGCAGCGAGTTCACAAAGATAA
- a CDS encoding C-GCAxxG-C-C family protein, with the protein MMLESEKKKINTATGNLKAGYSCSEAVLLTYGPQLGLDQKLAVKIASGFGGGMGGLGETCGAVSAAYMVIGLKYGGNNVKDNYPRESAYQAVTEFAHLFKKRHGSTYCRDLIGGIDMSTPEGRKQIRENGRVPEIVSDAIIILEKIFKGND; encoded by the coding sequence ATGATGCTGGAATCTGAAAAAAAAAAGATAAACACAGCAACCGGGAACCTTAAAGCGGGCTATTCCTGCTCGGAAGCGGTGTTGCTGACTTATGGACCGCAGTTGGGCCTCGATCAAAAATTAGCCGTCAAGATAGCCAGTGGATTTGGCGGGGGGATGGGGGGATTGGGCGAGACATGTGGTGCCGTTTCAGCCGCATACATGGTTATTGGCCTCAAATATGGGGGCAACAATGTAAAAGACAACTATCCAAGGGAATCTGCATATCAGGCGGTTACTGAATTTGCACATCTTTTTAAAAAGCGACATGGTTCAACTTATTGCAGGGATTTGATTGGTGGAATTGATATGTCTACACCTGAAGGACGAAAGCAGATACGAGAAAACGGCAGGGTTCCTGAAATTGTATCCGATGCAATTATTATTTTAGAAAAAATTTTCAAGGGGAACGATTGA
- a CDS encoding response regulator codes for MEKDRKTSIFILDDEPIVCKRLKASLDRKGYEVQTCCDSVKALEIVIHTPFDIVITDLKMEGIDGMQFFTEVKKQHPDTQVIVITGFATLETAKESFKKGVFDFLAKPFKLGEIFAVIERAENNIK; via the coding sequence TTGGAAAAAGATAGAAAAACAAGCATTTTTATTCTGGACGATGAACCCATTGTGTGCAAGCGCCTCAAGGCCTCCCTGGACAGAAAGGGGTATGAGGTTCAAACCTGTTGTGACAGCGTTAAAGCCCTTGAAATAGTAATACATACCCCCTTTGATATTGTCATCACAGACTTGAAAATGGAAGGCATTGACGGCATGCAGTTTTTCACCGAGGTCAAAAAACAGCATCCCGACACCCAGGTCATCGTCATCACTGGCTTTGCCACCCTCGAAACCGCTAAAGAGTCTTTTAAAAAAGGGGTGTTTGATTTCCTTGCAAAGCCTTTCAAGCTTGGTGAAATTTTTGCCGTCATTGAGCGGGCTGAAAATAATATCAAATAA
- a CDS encoding PEP/pyruvate-binding domain-containing protein, translating into MAKFLDLKSISRLWGRKQPLAEERSIFEVFSSFRRLLDSNNQILDLMTGMGDKLGGDYIFDTHYIHTSCQEIASLVYKLIHHFNFIAQDRYPGLDDAFWRINTGIQEMLEGKSSLRPDRQCTIADTFVTADLEEQVGAKNANLAQLKNVLGLNVPDGFAVTSSAFHWFLAYNGLDREIESLTAQWKENQIAAKEASERIRAGIDNAAVPPGMKKEIQKALKKLAGWGSKKKLRLAVRSSAVGEDGKNSFAGQYTSCINTCIDDFFKSYKIVVSSAYSREAMAYRDANGFEEHEMAMAVGCLEMVQPMVSGVLYTLDPVRPEENRMKINAALGLGSPLVSGRAVFDNYDVAREAPHKILQMTVGDKMQCLVALPRGGLDQEVVPEHLQSAPCLTQEQVTRLAETGLMVERYFRAPQDIEFSIDASGKIWILQSRPLNIKEEMSRMVCDIPKIKEKYDIVFSGKGMVAQDGIAIGKVFLYEDGQDLDDFPPGAILVTRHASPKFAMIAKYAAGIITDIGSPAGHMATIAREFRVPTLVDTGIATSKLKQGQEITLDTEGKVVYDGSAKALCYYVFADDNFADTYEYRLLKRVLKKISPLTFVDPEDKRFSPRFCQTFHDITRFVHEKAVEELINLNYYDLKHERSRAQKLKVDIPLDLMLIDIGEGLSPGAGTRAVMPKQITSVPLNAFLKGLTRKGMWNSEPMSVDFKSFMSSLTRTQPPHQTSPGSIGQNLVVMSKEYINISLRLGYHFNMIDAYMGPNPNDNYIYFRFFGGVTDAGRRTRRVSFLAQVLEKAHFRMKQDNDLLVAKTKKMSWERMEESLVLVGELVAFTRQLDVKMLNDTYVKKYVDDFWALSSESD; encoded by the coding sequence ATGGCAAAGTTTTTGGATCTAAAATCTATAAGCCGCCTGTGGGGCAGAAAACAGCCCTTGGCTGAAGAGCGCTCTATATTTGAAGTGTTTTCAAGTTTCAGGCGGCTTCTGGATTCCAATAATCAGATCCTGGATCTGATGACCGGCATGGGTGACAAGCTGGGGGGCGATTATATTTTCGACACCCACTATATCCACACCAGCTGCCAGGAGATCGCAAGTCTTGTCTACAAACTGATCCATCATTTCAATTTTATCGCCCAGGACAGATATCCCGGGCTTGATGATGCGTTCTGGCGCATCAACACCGGGATTCAAGAGATGCTTGAAGGCAAATCCAGCCTGCGGCCGGACCGGCAATGCACCATTGCCGATACCTTTGTCACCGCAGATCTTGAGGAGCAGGTGGGGGCCAAAAATGCCAACCTGGCCCAGCTTAAAAATGTGCTGGGCCTCAATGTGCCGGATGGATTTGCCGTCACCTCCTCGGCCTTTCACTGGTTTCTGGCCTATAACGGTTTGGACCGGGAAATTGAATCTCTTACCGCCCAGTGGAAGGAAAATCAGATCGCTGCAAAAGAAGCGTCTGAACGAATCAGAGCCGGTATTGACAATGCCGCTGTACCGCCGGGAATGAAAAAAGAGATCCAGAAGGCACTGAAAAAACTGGCTGGATGGGGCTCAAAAAAAAAGCTGCGTTTAGCGGTGCGAAGCAGTGCTGTGGGTGAGGACGGCAAAAATAGTTTTGCCGGCCAGTATACCAGCTGCATCAACACCTGCATCGATGATTTTTTTAAAAGCTATAAAATCGTGGTAAGCAGTGCTTACAGCCGGGAAGCTATGGCCTACCGGGATGCCAACGGCTTTGAAGAGCACGAAATGGCTATGGCCGTGGGGTGCCTGGAGATGGTACAGCCAATGGTATCCGGCGTCCTCTATACATTAGATCCAGTCCGTCCAGAAGAAAATCGTATGAAGATCAATGCCGCTTTAGGCCTTGGTTCCCCACTGGTTTCAGGCCGGGCTGTCTTTGACAACTATGATGTGGCCAGAGAAGCGCCCCACAAAATTCTTCAAATGACCGTGGGCGATAAAATGCAGTGCCTGGTGGCGCTGCCCCGTGGCGGGTTGGACCAAGAGGTTGTACCTGAGCACTTGCAATCCGCGCCTTGTCTGACCCAGGAACAGGTTACCCGCCTGGCAGAGACCGGCCTCATGGTGGAGCGCTATTTCAGGGCACCCCAGGATATTGAGTTTTCCATTGATGCATCCGGAAAGATCTGGATTTTGCAATCCAGACCCTTGAATATCAAGGAAGAAATGAGTCGGATGGTGTGCGATATCCCTAAGATCAAGGAAAAATACGACATCGTATTTTCGGGCAAAGGCATGGTGGCCCAGGACGGCATTGCCATCGGCAAGGTGTTTTTGTATGAAGACGGCCAGGATCTTGACGACTTCCCCCCAGGGGCCATTCTGGTCACCCGGCATGCATCACCCAAGTTTGCTATGATTGCCAAATATGCCGCAGGGATCATCACGGACATCGGGTCTCCAGCCGGCCATATGGCCACCATTGCAAGGGAGTTCCGGGTGCCCACCCTGGTGGATACCGGCATTGCCACAAGCAAGCTGAAGCAAGGCCAGGAGATCACGTTGGATACCGAGGGCAAGGTCGTGTACGACGGCTCTGCCAAGGCGCTTTGCTACTACGTGTTCGCTGATGACAACTTTGCCGATACCTATGAGTACCGTCTATTGAAACGGGTATTGAAAAAGATATCTCCTTTGACCTTTGTGGACCCCGAGGACAAACGGTTTTCCCCGCGCTTTTGCCAGACCTTTCATGATATTACCCGGTTTGTGCATGAAAAGGCCGTGGAAGAGCTGATTAATCTTAATTATTATGATCTGAAACATGAGCGGTCCAGGGCCCAGAAGCTCAAGGTGGACATTCCGCTGGATCTTATGCTCATCGACATCGGTGAAGGGCTTTCACCCGGTGCCGGTACCCGGGCCGTGATGCCCAAACAGATTACCTCTGTTCCCCTGAATGCATTTCTAAAAGGATTGACCCGCAAAGGCATGTGGAACAGTGAGCCCATGAGTGTTGATTTCAAAAGCTTTATGTCCAGCCTGACAAGAACCCAGCCCCCCCACCAGACAAGCCCCGGCTCCATTGGCCAGAACCTGGTGGTGATGTCCAAGGAGTATATCAACATCAGCCTGCGTCTGGGCTATCATTTCAACATGATTGATGCCTATATGGGCCCAAATCCCAATGATAATTATATCTATTTCCGATTTTTCGGCGGGGTGACCGATGCGGGACGGCGCACACGCCGGGTGAGCTTTCTGGCCCAGGTGTTGGAAAAGGCTCATTTCAGAATGAAACAGGACAATGATCTGCTGGTGGCCAAAACCAAAAAAATGAGTTGGGAGCGCATGGAAGAGAGCCTTGTTCTTGTGGGGGAACTGGTGGCGTTTACCCGGCAGTTGGATGTCAAAATGCTCAATGACACCTATGTGAAAAAATATGTGGATGATTTCTGGGCGTTAAGCTCGGAATCGGATTGA
- a CDS encoding TIGR02186 family protein yields MKRYQKALTGLLLLMFICLPVIALAAVPATFTVTPSAINIGASFNGIDVKVDGSIPEDADAVVRFKSGEQDVALKEKGKAMGLLWMNMGTVTFHHCPDIFMVATPKSLTKESDQWKGLNLGISSLINQIEIAPAPEDKSSLFDEFVKLKSKHGAYASGFGKVTYQAPANGLKPFSAKIAIPSGLKPGSYQVEVFTVKDGAVGSKAQTRVKVEETGFPKFLSSLAFGKPLLYGIVSVIIALAAGLLTGLIFQGSNEGH; encoded by the coding sequence ATGAAACGATATCAAAAAGCCTTAACCGGTCTTCTGCTGCTCATGTTTATCTGTCTTCCGGTTATTGCGTTAGCAGCCGTGCCCGCCACGTTTACGGTGACCCCTTCGGCCATCAACATCGGGGCTTCTTTTAACGGCATTGATGTTAAAGTAGACGGATCAATTCCTGAAGATGCAGACGCGGTGGTCCGCTTTAAGTCCGGTGAGCAGGACGTGGCCTTAAAAGAGAAGGGAAAAGCCATGGGCCTTCTGTGGATGAATATGGGGACAGTAACTTTTCACCACTGCCCGGATATTTTCATGGTGGCAACCCCCAAATCTTTGACCAAAGAATCCGACCAGTGGAAGGGGTTAAATCTTGGAATATCCTCTTTGATAAACCAGATAGAGATTGCACCTGCCCCTGAAGACAAAAGCTCTCTTTTTGATGAATTTGTCAAACTCAAATCCAAGCATGGGGCCTATGCCTCAGGGTTTGGCAAGGTGACTTACCAGGCGCCGGCCAATGGTCTGAAACCGTTTTCTGCAAAGATCGCCATTCCGTCAGGATTAAAGCCGGGCAGCTACCAGGTAGAGGTTTTTACCGTAAAAGACGGTGCTGTTGGGTCCAAAGCCCAGACCCGTGTTAAAGTAGAAGAAACAGGATTTCCCAAGTTCCTGTCGTCCCTGGCATTTGGCAAACCGCTGCTTTATGGTATTGTGTCGGTAATCATTGCCCTTGCTGCAGGGCTACTCACCGGTCTAATCTTTCAAGGCAGCAACGAAGGCCATTAA
- a CDS encoding sulfite exporter TauE/SafE family protein produces MWHLYLPIAGLSINTLEVFAMGGFVGLLSGIFGVGGGFLMTPLLIMIGIPPTIAAASDSNQIVGASTSGTLAHYRLGNVDFKMGILLLVGGIIGGTLGVQVIKILRALGNADFLIQVTYVLMLGFVGAYMFIESLQSLRKSKAPASETIDVNEKPRKESMYMQLVKKLPFQTRFDKSGVELSVLLPLILGVFVGILAAIMGVGGGFLMVPVMVYLLRMPMHVVVGTSLFQILFTCIDVTIMQATTNHTVDFILALILLLGSTLGAQLGVKVSKKLKGEQLKILLASLVLVVMFKMLFDLLVTPDILLAFAGGH; encoded by the coding sequence ATGTGGCACTTGTATCTGCCGATTGCAGGCCTTAGCATCAATACCCTTGAGGTGTTTGCCATGGGGGGATTTGTGGGACTGCTTTCCGGCATCTTCGGCGTTGGCGGAGGTTTCCTGATGACCCCGCTTCTAATCATGATCGGCATTCCGCCGACCATTGCAGCAGCTTCGGATTCCAACCAGATTGTGGGCGCCTCCACCTCAGGCACCCTGGCCCATTACCGTCTGGGCAATGTGGATTTTAAAATGGGGATTCTGCTCCTTGTGGGCGGGATCATCGGCGGCACGCTGGGCGTTCAAGTAATTAAGATTTTACGGGCCCTGGGCAATGCCGACTTTCTTATCCAGGTCACCTATGTCCTGATGCTGGGGTTTGTGGGCGCTTACATGTTCATCGAAAGTCTGCAGTCTTTGCGAAAGTCCAAAGCGCCGGCCTCCGAGACCATTGATGTGAATGAAAAGCCTCGCAAAGAGTCCATGTATATGCAGCTTGTTAAAAAGCTGCCCTTCCAGACCCGGTTTGATAAGTCCGGCGTGGAATTGTCCGTACTGCTGCCTTTGATTCTTGGCGTTTTTGTGGGTATCCTTGCAGCCATCATGGGTGTTGGCGGGGGGTTCCTTATGGTGCCGGTTATGGTCTATCTGCTTCGCATGCCCATGCATGTGGTGGTGGGAACCAGTCTTTTTCAGATTTTATTTACCTGTATCGACGTGACCATCATGCAGGCAACCACCAATCATACCGTGGATTTCATCCTGGCCCTGATCCTGCTTTTAGGCTCCACGCTTGGGGCGCAGCTCGGCGTCAAGGTGAGCAAAAAGCTTAAAGGCGAACAGCTCAAGATCCTTTTGGCAAGCCTGGTCCTTGTGGTGATGTTTAAGATGCTGTTTGATCTGCTCGTCACCCCCGATATTTTACTGGCTTTTGCAGGAGGGCATTAA
- a CDS encoding ATP-binding protein → MPVTIRTKIILGFIASLIFVCVLSMAFGLNIMALKNKMVVLDQFHGLLDNILEIRRYEKNTILYGYQDKIVVELQDYLHRTQSDITNLSDSIGMVAGLDRYNGFKQKFKAYKSLIGTGTDKLDTANVAQIRSFGSDMVAFCEGLLVKKRERINRSLENMVTFSIFSVGGFIFCVAVLFFFEAKSLLKRLKQVTLATKSIPKGQFKTIMEDAPKHDEISQLIAGFNQMVRELDEKQEQLVQSRKLASIGTFTSGIAHEINNPLNNISLTADSLLEGFDDLSGTETREMIHDIITQTTRASSVVKNLLDFSRSDRTVMSRILVSDVISATLGLVRNQLMVNKIRLTTEIPDTLPAIRGNLQNLEQVFINLFSNAMAAMPDGGDILIAADAQEDGRIRIRFKDSGQGIAPENLAQIFDPFFTTKSVGQGTGLGLSIVYGIIKKHNGHVAVESDEGQGTCFIILLPAMTDDQEDVSI, encoded by the coding sequence ATGCCTGTTACCATCCGAACCAAAATTATATTAGGTTTTATTGCCAGTCTTATTTTTGTCTGTGTCTTAAGCATGGCCTTTGGCCTGAACATCATGGCTTTGAAGAATAAAATGGTGGTTTTAGACCAGTTTCACGGTCTTTTAGACAATATTCTTGAAATTCGGCGGTATGAAAAAAATACCATTCTTTACGGATACCAGGACAAAATCGTTGTGGAACTTCAGGATTACCTGCATCGCACCCAAAGTGATATCACAAATCTTTCTGACTCCATCGGCATGGTTGCAGGTCTTGACCGGTATAACGGTTTTAAACAGAAGTTCAAAGCATATAAATCGCTTATAGGAACAGGAACAGATAAGCTGGACACTGCAAACGTTGCTCAAATTAGATCTTTTGGCAGTGACATGGTGGCATTCTGTGAGGGGCTTCTGGTCAAAAAACGCGAACGGATCAACCGCTCCCTTGAAAATATGGTCACCTTTTCGATTTTTTCCGTGGGCGGCTTTATTTTTTGTGTCGCCGTTTTGTTCTTTTTTGAAGCAAAAAGCCTGCTTAAACGCTTGAAACAGGTGACTCTGGCTACCAAAAGCATCCCCAAAGGACAGTTTAAAACCATCATGGAAGATGCGCCCAAGCACGATGAAATTTCACAACTCATTGCCGGTTTCAACCAGATGGTCCGGGAACTGGATGAAAAGCAGGAGCAGCTGGTCCAATCCAGAAAACTTGCCTCCATCGGTACCTTTACATCGGGAATCGCTCATGAAATAAACAATCCGCTGAATAATATCTCTTTGACCGCAGACAGCCTGCTTGAAGGATTTGACGACCTTTCCGGCACCGAGACCCGGGAGATGATCCATGACATTATCACCCAGACCACCCGGGCAAGCAGTGTGGTTAAAAACCTGCTGGATTTTTCACGCAGTGATCGAACCGTTATGTCACGGATCTTGGTGTCCGACGTAATTTCCGCCACCCTGGGGCTGGTAAGAAATCAGCTTATGGTCAACAAGATTCGCCTGACCACGGAGATCCCGGACACCCTTCCGGCCATCAGGGGAAACCTGCAAAACCTGGAGCAGGTATTTATCAATCTGTTTTCCAATGCCATGGCTGCCATGCCCGACGGTGGCGATATTCTCATTGCCGCAGACGCGCAGGAAGACGGCCGGATACGAATCCGGTTTAAGGATTCCGGCCAGGGCATCGCCCCTGAAAACCTGGCACAGATATTTGATCCCTTTTTCACTACCAAATCCGTGGGCCAAGGGACCGGTTTGGGCTTAAGCATTGTCTACGGCATCATTAAAAAGCATAACGGACATGTGGCTGTTGAAAGTGATGAAGGGCAGGGCACCTGTTTTATCATATTGCTTCCCGCAATGACCGATGACCAAGAAGATGTTTCGATTTGA
- the nhaD gene encoding sodium:proton antiporter NhaD produces the protein MHTLLIVVFVLAYSAIAFEHPLRVNKSASALLGAGIMWTVYAVATGNHHLVTEQLNENLAATAQIIFFLLGAMTIVELVDAHDGFEVITSRITTTSQSVLIVLIGIVTFFLSAMLDNLTTTIVMVSLTKKLLNRHDDRLIFAGVIVIAANAGGAWSPIGDVTTTMLWIGGQISSTGVVQSVFLASVADLIIPLIVVSFMLRGKTVGNKTEQNGLKTTTKLERNLMFIVGLGSLVMVPIFKETTHLPPFMGVLCGLGVLWVVGELVHRQKSDEDKQPLTMVHALTKIDMASIVFFIGILLAVATLEDSHILNSLAAWLNQTIGNQSIIVAVIGVISSIIDNVPLVAASMGMYDIHQFATDNFLWTFLAFCAGTGGSLLIIGSAAGVAAMGLEKINFFWYVKKISGLAVLGYIAGILVFLVQFKLLN, from the coding sequence ATGCATACGTTGTTGATCGTTGTTTTTGTTTTGGCCTATTCCGCCATTGCCTTTGAGCATCCGCTCAGGGTAAACAAGTCGGCTTCTGCTCTGCTGGGTGCCGGCATCATGTGGACTGTTTACGCTGTTGCCACAGGCAATCATCATCTTGTGACGGAACAGCTAAATGAGAATCTTGCAGCCACGGCCCAGATTATCTTTTTTCTGCTCGGAGCCATGACCATTGTTGAGCTGGTAGATGCCCATGACGGCTTTGAGGTCATCACTTCCCGGATTACCACCACAAGCCAGAGTGTCTTGATTGTGCTCATCGGCATTGTCACTTTTTTTCTTTCCGCCATGCTGGATAACCTGACCACAACCATCGTCATGGTCTCATTGACCAAAAAACTTCTGAACAGACATGATGACCGGCTGATCTTTGCAGGGGTTATTGTCATTGCCGCCAATGCCGGCGGGGCCTGGTCACCCATTGGCGATGTCACCACGACCATGCTTTGGATCGGAGGCCAGATCAGTTCAACCGGTGTGGTTCAATCGGTCTTTTTAGCATCGGTCGCAGATCTTATTATTCCTCTGATTGTTGTCAGCTTTATGCTGCGGGGCAAGACCGTGGGAAACAAAACGGAACAAAACGGACTTAAAACAACCACAAAGCTTGAACGGAACCTGATGTTCATTGTCGGCTTAGGATCATTGGTCATGGTGCCGATATTCAAGGAAACAACCCATTTACCGCCCTTTATGGGCGTGCTTTGCGGCCTTGGCGTTCTCTGGGTGGTGGGAGAGCTTGTGCACAGACAAAAGTCAGACGAGGACAAACAGCCGTTGACCATGGTGCATGCCCTGACCAAAATCGATATGGCTTCCATTGTCTTTTTCATTGGCATCCTGCTGGCAGTGGCGACCCTGGAAGATTCACACATTCTAAACAGCCTTGCGGCCTGGCTTAATCAGACCATTGGAAACCAGAGCATTATCGTTGCCGTGATCGGTGTCATCAGCTCAATCATCGACAATGTGCCCCTGGTGGCCGCGTCCATGGGCATGTATGATATCCATCAATTTGCCACAGACAATTTTTTGTGGACCTTTCTGGCGTTTTGTGCAGGCACCGGCGGCTCTTTACTGATCATTGGCTCGGCTGCAGGCGTTGCGGCCATGGGCCTGGAGAAAATCAACTTTTTCTGGTATGTGAAAAAAATCAGCGGACTGGCTGTGCTTGGTTATATTGCAGGCATCCTGGTTTTTCTGGTTCAGTTTAAACTGCTGAATTAG